A window of Solanum stenotomum isolate F172 chromosome 3, ASM1918654v1, whole genome shotgun sequence contains these coding sequences:
- the LOC125860833 gene encoding protein DETOXIFICATION 49 — MCKPTSPPFTCKCDAYAENNFVSIKVAEESDMSTPLIPKSPTNDTYPHITNKKITSLVFNEAKSIANIAFPMILTGLLLYSRSMISMLFLGRLGGLALAGGSLAIGFANITGYSILSGLAMGMEPICGQAFGAQKYNLLGLTLQRTVLLLLLISFPIALFWVNMKTILLYCGQDEDIATEAQSYLFYSLPDLFAQSLLHPLRIYLRTQSITLPLTCCAIFAILLHIPINFLLVIKLNLGVRGVAMSGVWTNFNLVGSLIVYIVVSGVYKKTWERLSMECLKGWKSLLNLAIPSCISVCLEWWWYEIMILLCGLLINPKATVASMGILIQTTSLIYIFPSSLSFSVSTRVGNELGARRPGKAKVAAIVGLAGSFILGFTALFFAVTVRNVWAKMFTNDKEILALTSVVLPIIGLCELGNCPQTTGCGVLRGTARPKVGANINLGCFYIVGMPVAVGLSFYMGFDFQGLWIGLLAAQASCMLTMLLVLLHTDWEFEAIRAKQLTGTTILDETKEQIQENTSSNKQLNENFLC, encoded by the coding sequence ATGTGTAAGCCGACAAGTCCACCATTCACCTGCAAATGCGATGCATATGCAGAAAATAATTTCGTCTCCATTAAAGTTGCTGAAGAATCCGACATGTCTACCCCTTTGATACCTAAAAGCCCAACAAACGACACTTACCCCCACATAACCAACAAGAAAATAACTTCTCTTGTCTTCAATGAAGCTAAATCCATTGCTAATATCGCTTTTCCTATGATTCTTACAGGCCTTTTGCTTTACTCTCGCTCTATGATCTCTATGCTTTTTCTTGGCCGTCTCGGGGGTTTGGCTCTTGCTGGCGGATCTCTTGCAATTGGGTTTGCTAACATTACTGGATATTCAATTCTATCTGGTTTAGCTATGGGGATGGAACCAATTTGTGGACAAGCTTTTGGAGCCCAGAAGTATAATCTTCTTGGGCTTACTTTACAGAGAACTGTTCTTTTgcttttattaatttcattccCAATTGCTCTGTTTTGGGTTAATATGAAGACTATTCTGCTTTATTGTGGCCAAGATGAAGATATTGCTACAGAAGCACAATCTTATTTGTTCTATTCTCTTCCTGATTTATTCGCGCAATCTTTACTTCATCCGTTGCGTATTTACCTAAGAACTCAATCGATTACTCTGCCTCTGACTTGTTGTGCGATTTTCGCGATTCTTCTGCATATACCcataaattttcttcttgttattAAGCTTAATTTGGGGGTTAGAGGAGTTGCTATGAGTGGGGTTTGGACAAATTTTAATCTAGTAGGTTCGTTAATTGTATATATTGTTGTTTCTGGTGTTTACAAAAAGACATGGGAGAGATTGTCAATGGAGTGTCTCAAAGGATGGAAATCGCTTTTGAATTTAGCGATCCCAAGTTGCATTTCAGTGTGTTTGGAATGGTGGTGGTATGAGATCATGATTTTGCTATGTGGGTTGTTGATTAACCCGAAAGCAACGGTTGCTTCGATGGGCATTTTGATTCAGACGACTTCATTAATTTACATTTTCCCATCATCTCTTAGTTTCAGTGTATCAACTAGAGTTGGGAATGAGCTTGGAGCAAGGAGACCAGGTAAAGCGAAGGTAGCTGCCATTGTAGGCCTTGCTGGAAGCTTCATTTTGGGTTTTACAGCTCTATTTTTCGCGGTGACGGTGAGGAACGTTTGGGCCAAGATGTTTACTAATGACAAAGAGATATTGGCGTTAACATCAGTTGTTTTACCAATAATTGGGCTTTGTGAATTGGGAAACTGCCCACAAACAACTGGCTGTGGGGTTTTGAGAGGAACAGCCAGGCCTAAAGTTGGTGCAAATATAAATTTAGGATGCTTTTATATCGTTGGTATGCCAGTAGCAGTGGGGCTAAGTTTTTATATGGGATTTGATTTTCAAGGTTTATGGATCGGACTATTGGCCGCACAAGCCTCTTGTATGCTCACTATGTTGCTTGTTCTGCTTCATACAGATTGGGAATTCGAAGCAATCAGAGCCAAACAACTAACAGGAACTACCATTCTCGATGAAACGAAAgaacaaattcaagaaaatactAGTAGTAATAAGCAACTCAATGAAAATTTTTTATGTTAa